The following coding sequences are from one Onychostoma macrolepis isolate SWU-2019 chromosome 24, ASM1243209v1, whole genome shotgun sequence window:
- the nog2 gene encoding noggin-2, protein MGSITRALPLLLLLLCAQRAAAQHYLRLRPSPSEHLPVPDLKEDPDPEHDPREQDLSEKTLRKKLGSNFDPSFMSIHLPTQLNASAPPELPRLPMPADLKKLNLTETPYGRRVKVGKKARRKFLQWLWMYTHCPVLYTWKDLGARFWPRYIKEGNCFSERSCSFPEGMSCKPVKSVTKTLLRWYCQGFLRQKYCTWISVQYPIISECKCSC, encoded by the coding sequence ATGGGCAGCATCACCCGCGCGTtgccgctgctgctgctgctcctgTGCGCGCAACGCGCCGCGGCCCAGCATTACCTGCGCCTGAGGCCCTCGCCCAGCGAGCATCTGCCGGTCCCCGACCTCAAAGAGGACCCCGATCCGGAGCACGATCCGCGCGAGCAGGACCTCTCGGAGAAGACGCTGCGCAAGAAGCTAGGCAGCAACTTCGACCCCAGCTTCATGTCCATCCACCTGCCCACGCAGCTGAACGCCAGCGCGCCACCGGAGCTGCCGCGCCTGCCCATGCCCGCCGACCTCAAGAAGCTGAACCTGACGGAGACGCCCTACGGCAGGCGCGTCAAGGTGGGCAAGAAGGCGCGGCGGAAGTTCCTGCAGTGGCTGTGGATGTACACGCACTGTCCGGTGCTGTACACCTGGAAGGACCTGGGCGCGCGTTTCTGGCCGCGCTACATCAAGGAGGGCAACTGCTTCAGCGAGCGCTCCTGCTCCTTCCCCGAGGGCATGTCATGCAAGCCGGTCAAGTCGGTGACCAAGACCCTCCTGCGGTGGTACTGCCAGGGCTTCCTGCGGCAGAAGTACTGCACGTGGATATCGGTGCAGTACCCCATCATCTCCGAGTGCAAGTGCTCCTGCTGA